TCCTGCAGGGTGTTGCTCAGGCTGAACAGAAAGAGGAGGATCGCGCCGTCCGCCGCCTGCCCGATGCTCGCCGCGCCCAGGGCCGCGAGGACCATCAGCAGGTCCACGTCCAGTTTGCGTTCCACGAACAGCGAGTGCAGCGCCTCGCGCCCGGCGGGAATGCCGCCCGCCAGGAACGCCGTGACGTACCCCGCCCACTGCAGGGCCGGGAGGTGCAGGAGGTACTGCCCGGTCAGGCCCAGGAGGAGGCCCGCCAGGGTCAGGGCGGTCAGGGTGACGGCGCGGCGCAGCTCGGGGGACATCGTGAAGCGCGCCTCGGGCCGGGCGCTCGGGGAGGTGAGGGTCTGGGTGGTCACGGGGAGCCTCCGGGGTGGGGGAGAGGGACGATCCTCCTTAATAGGAAGGATTCTCAATAAGAGGATTCTACTCCCCCCGCCCCCCGAACTCAACGCAGAACACCCACCGGAATGCTCGGCAATCCCAGCCGCCCGACAGAAGAAAACCGCCCCCTCCCACGCGGGAAGAAGGCGGCCCTCACGGCACGGCTAACGGCTACTGCCCCTGCCCCATCGAGTAGCCCGGCACGCCGTCGAAGGTGTACAGGTGCTCGGTCTTGATGAAATCCAGCCCGCTGCCCAGCAGACCCGTCAGCAGCGCCACCACGTCCGCGTGCCGCACCGGCCCGTCGCCGTCCGCCAGGAAGCGGCAGCGCCAGTGATCCGCGCGGAACGTCTCCGGCTGCCCGCCCGGCCAGACCTTCACGCCCCGGTTCGTGATCATGTTCAGCCGCAACCGCCCGGTCACCAGCGCCTCCAGCCGCGCGGCCAGCACCGACGGGTCACGGTCCGCCTCGGCCCACTCGAAGAACACGTCCGTGCCCACCAGGGCCTTCACCACGTCCCGGCGATCCGGCTGCGGCGCGGGCGCGGGCAGCTGCCCCGGCCCCCGGCGCGCGGCGGGCAGCACCTGCGGCTCCTGCCCCAGCCGGGCGATCACGGCGTCCGCGAACTCGCGCGTCCCGACCCGCTCGCGGGTGTGTTCCCCCGCGATGTCGGCGGTATGCACGCCGTCCTCCAGGGCGCGCAGCCACGCGTTCTGCACCCGCACTGCCACGTCGTGCTGCCCCAGGTGCCCCAGCATCATGACCGCCGCCTGCAGCAGCCCGCCGGGGTTGGCGACGTTCTGCCCGGCGATGTCCGGCGCGCTGCCGTGAATCGCCTCGAACAGCGCGAAGCTCGGGCCGATGTTCGCGCTGCCCGCCAGCCCCACCGAACCCGTCACCTCGGCCGCCACGTCACTGATGATGTCCCCGTACAGGTTCAGGGTCACCACAACGTCGTACCGTTCGGGGCGGGTCGCCAGCCGCGCCGTGCCGATGTCGATGATCTGGTGCTCCTGCTCGAGGTCCGGGTACTCGGCGCCGATCTCGCGGAACACCTGATGGAACAGGCCGTCCGTGAGCTTCATGATGTTGTCCTTGCTCAGCGCCGTCACCCGGCGCCGCCCGTGCGCGCGGGCGTACTCGAAGGCGTAGCGCACGATCCGCTCGCAGCCGTCCCGCGTGACGAGCTTCAGGCACTGCACGACCTCACGCGTCTGGCGGTGCTCGATGCCCGCGTACAGGTCCTCCTCGTTCTCGCGGATGATCACCACGTCCGTGCCCGCGTGGTGGCTGGGCACGAACGGCGCGTAGGCGCGGCACGGGCGGACGTTCGCGTACAGGCCCAGCGTCTTGCGCAGCGTGACGTTCAGGCTCTTGTACCCGCCGCCCTGCGGGGTGGTGATGGGGGCCTTGAGCAGCACGCCCGCCGCGCGCAGGGTGTCCCAGGTGTCGGGCGTGAAGCCGCTGGTGTGACCCTCGCGGTACACGGCCTCGCCGATGCGGATCGGGACGGGCTGGAGGCGTGCCCCGGCGGCGGCCAGGATCCGCAGGGTGGCATCCATGATTTCCGGGCCGATGCCGTCCCCGTGGGCAACGGCGACAGTGGTGAGGGGGGCGGCGGTGAGGGGCGTGGTGGCGGTGGTGTCCAGGGTGGCTCGGGTCATGACTCCTCCAAAGAGCGAAATCTAATACGCGAAAAGTATGTCGTATTTCGTGTGCTAAGGTCAAGCCACCCATGACCACGCCCGCCCCGTGGACCTTCCTCACCAACCACACCCACGTCCTGCTGTGCCTCCAGCAGCACCCCGGCGACACCCTCCGCGAAGTCGCCCTGCGCGTCGGCATCACCGAACGCGCCGTACAACGCATCGTCCGCGACCTCGAAGACGCCGGCGTGCTGACCCGCGAACGCCAGGGCCGCCGCAACACCTACCACCTCCAGCCCAGCACCCCCCTGCGCCACCCCCTCGAAGCGCACCACACCGTCGGCGAACTCCTCGACCTGCTGCGCTAGGCAGTGGTGCCCCCCGCCGCTCAGCCGGGCCGCGCCACCCGCGTCACGGTCACGTCCTGCGTGCCGTCACCGCGCCGGACCGTGAACGTACTGCTCACGCCCGGCGCGGCCCCCAGCCGCAACTCGTGGAAGTACGTGCCCTGCACGTCCACCCCGTCGATGGCGACGATCTCATCCCCGGTCTTCAATCCCGCCTGAGCGGCCGGGCTCCCCTCGAATACCGTGCGGCAGCGCACGCCCCGCCCGTCCGCGAGTGGTTCCAGCCACGCGCCCGTCAGGCCCAGTCCCTGCAGGCCCGGCTGGTGCCGCCGCAGCAGCCGCAGCTGCCCCCGGTGGTTGATCTCGTCCTCGAACACGTGGAACCACATGAAGTGCCGGTTGCCCGTGCTCCCCCAGAAGGGAAGGGGTTCGTCCAGCCACGCGTCATCCCGTGACCCCAGCAACTCCAGCGTCCCGGCGCGCACGCGGGCCAGTTCCTCCAGGTAGTGCCGCAGGGGCCGTCCCCGGAGCTCCGCGCGGCCCTGCTCCCCGAGATTCAGGCCCGGCAAGTAGTGCGCCTCCAGTGCGGAATCCGGGTCGGGGTGCCCGTCGCTGATCAGCTGGTAGATGCGCTCCACCGCCGCCATGTGCGCCAGCAGCATCCCGGCGCTGTTCGCGTGCCCATCCGGAATCAGGTCCAGTTCCTCGACTGTCCAGCCCTGCACGGCCTCCAGCGTCGTCTCGCGCGTATAGGTCATCATCCCCACCAGTCGCGCGATCATGGGCGTGAAACCGGGCCGGTCCGTGAGCAGCGTGGAGGTCATGCGAGCAGCATACGGGGCGACCCTAGCGGTACAGGCCCACGACCACGTACCGCCCATCCACGACCGTGGGTTCCAGGTGGACCGGCGAGACGTAGTACCACACGTCCGCGATCTCGACGCCCAGCGTCCGGTCCCGCCGGTCGGCCTCCTGCATCACCCCGACGAGCCAGTCCACGTCCACGGCGATCAACGCCTGCACCGTCCACGCCTCGCCCCGCTCGCCCGTCAGCAGGGCGAAATCCCGCTCGGTCAGGGAGGCGAAATCGAACGGGACCCGCGTGCCCATCGGGGCCAGCAGCGCCGTCCGGCCATTGAACGCCCGCGCCTGATAGCAGGGGACCGCCACGATGCCCTCGCGGGGCACCGCCAACCTGGACACGGCGTGAGGAGTGGACGTCATCCCCCGAGCGTACTCCGCCTGCCGCACTCTGCGGGCCATCATGAACCAAATCCCCTGCGGGCCAGAAGCGGCGGCCCAGGCTGGACGCCCGGAGCCCGTTTTTCGCCTCCTCTGCTGCGCAGCTCTGCGAGTCGCATCCGCTCGGGTTGAACGGGTTGTGCACCCCCTTCAACCGGAGACGGCCTTATTTCAGTTCGGCGGCGAGGTTCAGCACGGCCTTCTTCAGGGTGACGGCCCCGGCCCCGGCCGAGAGGACTTCGCCGGTGCCCCCGTCCACGATGCGGGCGACGGCGCGGGCGGCGCCGCTGCCGTCGGGTTCCACGGTGATCTCCAGCCGCTGCCCGTGGCTCAGGTTCTGCGCGGCGGTGTTCAGCACCCAGTCGGCCCAGTTGATCTTCTCGGCCTGCGGGGCGTTCGCCTTCGCTTCCTGTTTCTCGCGGTACGCCTGGGTCTTCTGGTCGACGTGGGTGCGGATGACCTCGAAGCGTTCGGGGTTCGTCAGGGTGTCGAAGGCGACCTCGTCGCCGCTGTCCGGGTGGTGGACGAGCGCGTCGGGCTGCAGCTTCTTCACGACGCTGGCCATGATGCGGACCTCGGCGGCGGGCACGTCCCACGGCACGTCCTCCTCGCCGTCCATTTCAGGCTGGGTGTCGGGCGCGGCGGCCTCCACGAGGCGGGCGATGACGCGCTGCTGTTCGGGCTCGAGTTCTTCGATGACTTTCGCGGCGGCGCGGTACGAGCGGGCCTGTGCCTCGTTCTTCGGCTGGATGCCCAGCGGATCGAGGACCTTCGCCACGTCGGACGCGTCGATCAGGCGTCCGGCCTGCGGGGCGGTGAAGCCCCAGCGGTCCTGCAGGTACGCCTCGAAGGACTCGTAATAGGCGCGGTAGAACCCGTTGTCGCGGATCTCGCTGAGGGCCTGTCCGGTGCGGCGGAAGTCGCGCAGGCCGTCGCGGACGGTCTGTTCCAGCGCGGAGAGGCGGGCGGACTCGTGGGGGGCGAGGGAAGCGGTCACGCCCTGAAGTATGCGCGAGCGGCGGCCCCGGTGTCCGGGGGAGGCGACCCCGACCGGCACGCGTTGTCCCCGGCGGGGTGACGCTGGCGGGCGTTCGTGCCTGCACGGGTAACGCCCGCCCACACACGAAACATTTATGATGGAAGAACCGCCCCGTCGGGGGCAAGGAGGAAACCAATCATGGCGATGAACCTGTTCGGGACGCGCGACGTCCTCACCACGCAAAGCGGTCAGAAACTCTACTACTACAACCTGAACAAACTTCAGGAGCAGGGCCACGACATCAGCCGCCTCCCGGTCAGCATCAAGGTGCTGCTCGAGAGCGTCCTGCGCGAAGCGAACGACTACGACGTCCGCCGCGAGGACGTCACCACCGTCGCCGGGTGGAAACCCGTCAACGACGAAGTCGAGATTCCCTTCAAACCCGCCCGCGTGATCCTCCAGGACTTCACCGGCGTGCCCGCCGTCGTCGACCTCGCCGCCATGCGCTCCGCCATGGTCAAACTCGGTGGCGACCCCAGCAAGATCAACCCGCTGATCCCCGTGGACCTCGTCATCGACCACAGCGTGCAGGTCGACGAGTTCGGCACCGACTTCGCCCTCGCGAACAACATGGCCCTGGAATTCGAACGCAACCGCGAACGCTACGAGTTCCTCCGCTGGGGCCAGCAGGCCTTCGACAACTTCGGCGTCGTGCCCCCCGCCTCGGGCATCGTGCACCAGGTCAACCTGGAGTACCTCGCCAAGGGCGTCCAGAGCCGCCCGGAAGATGACGGCGTCGTCGTGTACCCCGACAGCCTCGTCGGCACCGACAGCCACACGACCATGATCAACGGCCTGGGCATCGTCGGCTGGGGCGTCGGCGGCATCGAAGCCGAAGCCGTCATGCTCGGCCAGCCCATCTACATGCTGATGCCCGAAGTCATCGGCTTCAAGATCACGGGCGCCATGCCCGAAGGCGCCACCGCCACCGACCTCGCGCTGCGCGTCACCGAGATGCTGCGCGCCAAAGGTGTGGTGGGCAAGTTCGTCGAGTTCTACGGCGCGGGCCTCAGCAACATGACCCTCCCCGACCGTGCCACCATCGCCAACATGGCCCCCGAATACGGCGCGACCATGGGCTTCTTCCCCGTGGACGACGAGGCGCTGCGCTACCTGCGCCGCACCGGCCGCCTGGACACCGAAGTTGAACTGGTCGAGGCGTACTACAAGGCCCAGGGCATGTACCGCACGGACGACACCGTCGACCCCGTCTTCACCGACACCATCGAACTCGACCTGGGCACCATCGTCCCCAGCCTCGCGGGCCCCAAACGCCCCCAGGACCGCGTGGACCTGACCGGCATGCACACCGTCTTCAACGAGGCCCTCACCGCGCCCGTCAAGGCCCGCGGCTTCGAACTGCCCGCGGACAAGCTCGGCGCGCAGGGCACCATTACCGGCACCGACATCAAGATCGGCCACGGCGCCGTGACGCTGGCCAGCATCACCAGCTGCACGAACACCAGCAACCCCAGCGTGCTGATCGCCGCCGGTCTGGTCGCCAAGAAAGCCGTCGAACTGGGCCTCAAGAGCAAACCCTGGGTCAAGACCAGCCTCGCCCCCGGCAGCCGCGTCGTCACCGAGTACCTCGAAGCCGCCGGGCTCCAGAGCTACCTCGACCAGATCGGCTTCAACACCGTCGGCTACGGCTGCATGACCTGCATCGGCAACAGCGGCCCGCTGCCCGAACCCACCGTGGACGCCATCAACGAAGGTGACCTCGTCGTCGCCAGCGTCCTGAGCGGCAACCGCAACTTCGAAGGCCGCGTCAACCCGCACATCAAGGCGAACTACCTCGCCTCCCCGCCCCTGGTCGTCGCGTACGCCCTGGCCGGCACCGTCGTGAACGACATCGTGAACGACCCCATCGGCACCGGCCCTGACGGTCAGAGCGTGTACCTGCGCGACGTGTGGCCCACCACCGCCGAGATCCAGCAGGTCATGGACCAGGCCATCAATGCCGAGATGTTCAAGAAGGTCTACGACGGCATCGAGAAGAGCAACCAGGACTGGAACGCCATCCCCGTTGCCGAGGGCGCGCTGTACGACTGGAAGGAAGACAGCACCTACATCCAGAACCCGCCCTTCTTCGACAACCTCGCCGGCGGCCCCAGCGACATCGTGTCCATCGAAGGCGCCCGCGCCCTGGTGAAGGTCGGCGACAGCGTCACCACCGACCACATCAGCCCCGCCGGGAGCTTCAAGGCCGACACCCCCGCCGGGAAGTTCCTCACCGAACGCGGCATTGCTCCGAAGGACTTCAACAGCTACGGCAGCCGCCGCGGCAACGACCGCATCATGACCCGCGGCACGTTCGCCAACATCCGCCTGAAGAACCAGCTCGCCCCCGGCACCGAAGGCGGCTTCACCACCGACTACACCACCGGCCAGGTCAGCAGCATCTACGACGCCAGCGTCAACTACAAGGCCGCCGGAACCCCCCTCGTCATCTTCGCGGGCAAGGACTACGGCATGGGCAGCAGCCGCGACTGGGCCGCCAAAGGCACCTTCCTGCTCGGCGTGAAGGCCGTCATCGCCGAAAGCTTCGAGCGCATCCACCGCAGCAACCTCGTCGGCATGGGCGTCCTGCCCCTGCAGTACAAGAACGGCGAAACCGCCGAATCCCTGGGCATCAACGGCGACGAGACCTTCGACGTGATCCTCCCCGGCGACCTCAAACCCCGCCAGGACGTCACCGTCAAGATCACCACCGCCGACGGCCAGAGCCGCACCATCACCGTCCAGTGCCGCATCGACACCCCCGTCGAAATCGACTACTACAAGAACGGCGGCATCCTCCAGACCGTGCTCCGCGGCATCCTCGCCAAGAGCAACGAAGTCAAAGCCTGATAATTCGATTAGCTTAGCTCATGTCAGGCACCTGAATTTCCAGGTGCCTGACATAATTTTGGTATGGAGTGGAACCAGAAAAGAGTTGAGGCATTGTTTAATTCTGTTGAGGAAAGCCAGCATCTTGATTTCAAAGCCGGGGCGTTCTTAAGAAAGGATTGCCAAGACTCACTAACTAAGCAGGTTGTGGGTTTTGCGAATTCTGATGGCGGAGTGCTTATTATCGGAGTGGAGGAGGGGAAGGGCGATTTAAAGCATTTCGCTACTGGGTTCTCTGGTGTTAACGGGCGGGAGTGGAGCAAAGAGCGATTGGAGGCAATAATCGATTCAAATATTTCTCCTAGGATTGCAAACATCAAAATCTATCCTATCCGGGTCAATGGGGAAATATCTAATTCGGTCTATGTTGTCGATATCCCCAAAAGTGATACCTGTCATCAAGCGTCGGATAATATCTACTACTATCGCACAAATTTTTCTACGCAACCGATGAAAGATTTCCAGATCAGGGATGTCATGAATAGAATGAGATCTTCCTTGCTGAGTCTCCGGATTGTTGTAAATAAAGACAGACAGATTTCTTTCCTGATTGCAAATACGGGTGGCAATGCGGTTAAAAATTGGACTGCTGAAATTATTATATGCAGGGAGGCTATAGATACGGATAGCAATTTTATGCTAAAAAATGACGTTAAGATGATTAGGGCCGTAGGCCATGGCGATTTTGGAGAGATAAAATCCAATGATATTATTAAAATTGAGGGCCGAGAGTGTTATGTTTTTGATATTTCAAGATTAAATTCTGGATCGTCTGAGATTATATTACCTCGTACTGCCCTTGAAGTTTTTAAGATTGGCGTAAAATCTATATATCTGCATAAGCTGGCTGTGTATTGGCAGATCGATTCCGATGATGGGAGGCGTACATATGGATTTATATCGGAGAATGCGAACGAGATTTACGAATTCAGTGGAAGCGATTTGGATAATCGCGAAAGTCTTATAATTAAGGATTGAAGGATCCAGACGGTGCGTGCCATGCCGGCGGGCAGGGTGTACACGAAGCCATCCACGTACTCCCGGCGGTGGGGGCTGAGTGGATCGCTGCTCAAGTATTCGGCCCCGCTGAGTTTCTTCAATCGGTGCGGCGCATCAGGTACTGCAGTTCCAGGAAGTGGAGGTGCCACAGTCGGAGCGTGTGCCGGGCGCGCAGCTCTGATCGTTCGTCCACCCAGACGACGATGTCCTCGTGCAGCGGAATCATGCGACCCACGGCCCGGCGGTGAGGGGGACCGGCCAGCGTGAAGTACCCTCCGGCGCCCCCGAAGGTGCGTCCATGCGAGGAGAGCTGCAGTTCCCCGGCGGGGCCGACGGTGGCGGCCATCAGCACGGTCAGGTTGCCGCCGGGGAGGGGGAAGACGATGCGGACGCCGGGACCGTCCGGGAGGGTCACTTCGCTGTAGTACCCCACGAAGAGCACGCGGCCGGTGCGGCGTAACCGGCGTCGCCACACGGTGTACTGCACCTGTCCGGAGGGGTCGCGTAGGTGGGTGACCTCGCCGTGGAGGCCCCAGGCGGTGTCCAGGCCGTCCAGCGGGACGTTCATCTGCTCCAGGCGGCGGCTGAACAGCGCGCCGAGCAGCTGGCCGAAGGTGCGGAACGGGCCGCGCCAGCTGCTCCAGACCTGCAGTTCGTAGCGGGACGTCTCGTCGTAGAATTCCGCCACGCGGGGGTGAATGCCGGGGAACAGCGCGGCGCTGTCCTGCAGCAGCCCGCCCGAGGGGGACGTGTCCAGCGTCAGGTTCAGCGCGTCGGCCAGCTGCTCGGGCTGATCGAAGCCGATGCGGCGCCGGGTGCCGACCGGGCCGAGCAGGTGGGGGTGGTCGTCCAGGGAACGCCCGGTTGCCCTGACCCATTGTTGGGTGATCCAGTCACTGAGATACCCGCGTCGTTCCCCCAGCCACAGCATGAGCGCACTATTCCAGATTCCGCGGGTCCGGGGTGTGCAGGTGCGCCGACCCGGTCGGTGTGCTGCCCGCGCGCTATGGTGCCGTCATGGGTCGTAAGGAACGCGAGCAGGCCAGCTGGATCGAGGACACGCGCACGGAGCCGCTGGACACGTGCGTGCTGTGCGGGCGTGAGGGGGACATGACGGATCACCACCTCGTGCCGAAGTCACAGGGGCGGCGGCAGGGCGTGAAACTGGGCGAGATTCCCACCGTGAAGATGTGCGCGGCGTGCCAGGGCTTCCTGGTGAAGACGTTCAGTAACGCGCAGCTGGCCAATGAACTGAATACCGTCGAGGCCATCCGGGAGCGGGAGGAGGTGCAGAAGTTCGTGAAGTGGGTGCAGAAGCAGCCGCTGTCGCGGGGTGTGCGCGTTCATTGAGGTGACATGGAGTGGCGGCTCAGGTGCGGGTCAGGCCGGGTGAGTACGCTGGCGTATGCGCCCCTGGTTGCCCGGTCTGCTGCTGACGACCCTGCTGTCCGCGTGTGGAGGCGGTGGGTCGGTCACGCCGACCCCTACTCCGACGCCCACGCCGAAGCCGATCTGCACGCAGGCGGTGGCTGGCGCCCTGCCAGTGGCGGCGCAGGGGAATGCCGCTCCGGGCTGGACGGTGGGGGCGGCTGACTGGTCGAGGCCTCACGTGCCTGGGCGGGTGCTGGTCAGCAGCGTGCCCGGCGGACCTCGGTTGTCCACGCTGGGGATGACAGGTGAGGAGGTCGTGCCGGGCGTCACCGTGATCCGCACCGCTCCCGGCGAGGAGGTGGCCGTCGCGGGTCGCCTGCGGACTCAGGGCGTCGTCACCCAGCCGGATTACCTGTACCTGCCGCTGGTGACCCCGAATGATCCCGGCGTGCCGGGGAACGCCGGCGTGGCGGTCGGCGGGGCGCGGTTCGTTCAGTCGTACCTGACGCGCGTGAACGCCCCGCAGGCCTGGACGTTCCTGCAGGGATGCGGTAAGACGCCGGTCGCGGCGCGGACGGCGGTGCTCGATTCCCTGGTGGCGACCACCCATCCGGACCTGCAGGGTCGGCTGGCAGCGGGCCGGTCATACCTGGGTGGGGGATCGTCGGACGACGGGGGGCACGGCACGGCCACCACGGGCGTGATCGCCGCCACGACCAACAATGGGCAGGGACTGGCGGGGCTCACCTGGAGTGGCGTCGTGACGCCCATGGAGGTGATCGGCGCGGCGGGCGCGAGCACCAGCACGGTCGCGCAGGCCGTCCGGGACGCCGTGAGCAGCGGCGCGAAGGTCATCAACATGAGCCTGGGGATCGCCGTGACCGGCACCGCCGACCCTGACCCTGCACTGTCGGCGGCCCTGACGAGCGCGGCGGGCAGCGCCGTTCTCGTCGCGTCTGCCGGAAACACGCCTGGGGACGGGCTGTACTACCCGGCCAGTCACCCGGACGTCATCGCGGTCGGCGCGGCGGGCAGTACGGATGCGCTGGCCTGCTACAGTGCCCGCCCACTGGCCGGTCAGACGGCCGCGGCAGCGCACTTCATGCTCGCGCCGGGCGGCAGCGGGAACTGCCCCGGCGCGACGAACGCCTCGCAGATGCTGGTGCTGAACCAGACGGGCGGGTACACCCTGCAGGCGGGCACCAGTTTCGCCGCGCCACTGGTGTCCGGAGCTGCCGCCCTGATGCGCGCCGCGAACCCCGCCCTGAGCGCCCCGCAGGCGAAAGCGCTGCTGCTCTCCAGTGCCCGCGTCACCGGGGACGGTCTGCGTTTTCTCGACGTGAACGCCGCCGTGCGGGCTGCGACCCGCTGAACGACAAAAAAACCCCCGCGACCGTGCGGGGGTCTCCTCTGGCATCGGCGTTATTGGCTGAGCTGGCCGATGATGGCGAACATCGGGAGGAACATCCCAGCGACGATCGTCCCGACGATCCCGCCGAGGAACACGATCATCAATGGTTCGATGGCGGCGGTCATGCCGTCCACGGCCTCGTCCACTTCGCGGTCGTAGAAGTCCCCGACCTTGATGAGCATGTCGTCCAGCGACCCGGTCTCTTCGCCGATGTTGATCATGCTGACGACCATGGGGGGGAAGACCTTGCTGGTCGCGAGGCTGCTGCTCATCTGCTCGCCGACCATGACGACGTTCTTGGCGTTCTCGATGCTCTCCTCGACGATGGCGTTGTTCGCGGTGCCTTTGGTGATCTCCAGGCTCTCGATGATGTTCACGCCGCTGCTGATCAGCAGACCGAAAGTGCGGGCGAATGAGGCGATGGCACTCTTCTGAATCAGGTTGCCCAGGATGGGTACCTTGAGCTTGATCTCGTCGATGACGACGCGTCCCTTGGGCGTGGCGTAGTACCAGCGGTACAGGAACGTGAAGCCTGCGATGATGGCGACCAGAATGAGGATCTGATTCTGGAGGAAGCTGGAGACAGCCATGAGCATCTTCGTGATGAAGGGCAGTGGGGCGTTCAGCTGGGACAGGATGCTGGCGAACTGCGGGACGATGGTCGTCAGCAGGAAGTACGTGATGAGGATCGCGAAGACCAGTACGACGACCGGGTAGGTCAGGGCGCTCTTGATCTTGCCTCGCAGCGCGAGTTCCTTTTCCTGGAAGTCCGCGATGCGTTCCAGGACCGAGTCCAGGGTGCCGCTGGTCTCGCCGGCACGAACGAGGTTCAGGTACAGGCGATTGAAGACCTTGGGGTGCTTGGCGATCGCGTCGCTCAGTGGCGTCCCGGCCTCGATCTCGGTTCGCATCTCCTTCACGACGCCCTGGAAGCCCTTGTGCTCGATCTGCTTCTGCAGGATCGCCAGGGACTGCACGAGCGGCACCCCGGCGTTGATCAGCGTGGCGAGCTGCTTACTGAAGATCGCCACCTGTTTCAGGCTGGGCGGGCGGTTGTCGAGGAACGGGATCTTGACGTCGGCGCTCAGGCCGGTCTTGGGGGGTTTGATCTCGACGATCATCAGGCCCTTGGAGCGCAGGGCGTCCCGGACCTGGTTGGCCGTCTCGGCTTCCATCGAGGACTTCAGCACCTTGCCGGAGCGGTCACGCACGCGGTATTCGAAGACGGGCATACCGCTCAGTATAGACTGCGGGCCTTGCGGTGACCTTACAGGTTCGGGGGTGCAGGCTGGACCCCGCTGGCCGCGCAGGGGCATGATGAACAGCTTGGACAGATTGAATGAACTGGAGGCGGGCGTGCCGTGGGCGGCGCTGCTGGATGACGCGGCGGCTGTCCTGAAGCGGGGTGGGGTGGTCGCGTACCCCAGCGAGACGGTATGGGGTCTGGCGGCCCTGCCGGACGCCGCAGAGGGACTCTTCGTCGCCAAGGGGCGGGACGGTGGGAAGCCGGTGCAGGGGTCGTTCATGAGCCTGGCCTTCGCGCGGTCGTTTGTGCGGCCGGACGCGGCTTTCGATGCGCTGGTGCCGTTCCTGCCGGGGCCGCTGACGCTGGTCACGGGCGCGTCGCCTGCCTGCCCGGCGTCGCTCGCGC
This region of Deinococcus sp. JMULE3 genomic DNA includes:
- a CDS encoding type II secretion system F family protein, which gives rise to MPVFEYRVRDRSGKVLKSSMEAETANQVRDALRSKGLMIVEIKPPKTGLSADVKIPFLDNRPPSLKQVAIFSKQLATLINAGVPLVQSLAILQKQIEHKGFQGVVKEMRTEIEAGTPLSDAIAKHPKVFNRLYLNLVRAGETSGTLDSVLERIADFQEKELALRGKIKSALTYPVVVLVFAILITYFLLTTIVPQFASILSQLNAPLPFITKMLMAVSSFLQNQILILVAIIAGFTFLYRWYYATPKGRVVIDEIKLKVPILGNLIQKSAIASFARTFGLLISSGVNIIESLEITKGTANNAIVEESIENAKNVVMVGEQMSSSLATSKVFPPMVVSMINIGEETGSLDDMLIKVGDFYDREVDEAVDGMTAAIEPLMIVFLGGIVGTIVAGMFLPMFAIIGQLSQ
- a CDS encoding L-threonylcarbamoyladenylate synthase; translated protein: MNSLDRLNELEAGVPWAALLDDAAAVLKRGGVVAYPSETVWGLAALPDAAEGLFVAKGRDGGKPVQGSFMSLAFARSFVRPDAAFDALVPFLPGPLTLVTGASPACPASLAPGGQVGVRVPDHPVALALLERVGGVLATTSCNPSGQAAALTEAQARAMGLAELVLPDAGVPALGVPSTVLDVPSRRVLREGAIPARTLLAALAGVR